From the genome of Bacteroidota bacterium:
TGTTGCGGATGAACAGAATCCGATTGCCAATATGGCAAATATTGTTGCTGCTCTAAAACAAGCTTTTTCATATTACTCATGGGTCGGATTCTATTTGTACGAAAATACATCAAACCAACTTGTCTTAGGACCGTTTCAGGGAAAAATTGCCTGCACAAGAATTGCCGTCGGTAAAGGTGTCTGCGGAACATCGTATCAAAAGAAGGAGACGCTTATTGTTCAGGATGTGAATCAATTTCCAGGTCATATCTTTTGTGATGGCGATTCAAAATCTGAAATTGTTGTACCAATTTATGATAAAGGAAATATTATAGGTGTGCTTGACGTTGACAGTCACGAATTCGACAGTTTTAATGAAACAGATAAACTATATCTTGAACAATTGATGCACACTATTTCTGAAAAAATTAGTCTGACATGAAAAAAAGAAAACTTCAAAAAGCACCAAAGGCATATAAAAATTCAGGATTTCTCGCAAGCAGGGATGCTCGTCCATTACGGATTTTGTCTGAATTTTTAGAACCATTAAGCCGGTTCAACTACTATAATGTCAAAGATACGATTGTATTTTTCGGTTCTGCAAGAATCAAACCGAGAAATGAAACAATTAAACATCTTCGGGCACTTGCAAAGAGTGGTAACAAAAGAAATATTCATTCAAAAAAATATCATGAGCAATTATTACAAGCCGAAGTGGCAGTAGAGATGTCTCGGTATTACGAAGATGCTGCGGAACTTTCGCGGTTGATCACTGCATGGTCTACCAAACTCAAGACAAAAAACCGATTGTTAGTTTGTTCCGGCGGCGGACCAGGAATTATGGAAGCTGCCAATAAAGGTGCGATGATGGCAAAAGGAGAGTCTATCGGATTAAATATCAGTCTTCCATTTGAGCAATATCCAAATTCATATATTACTCCAAAATTTAATATGGAATTTCATTATTTCTTTATGAGAAAGTTTTGGTTTATGTTCCTCGGCAAGGCTCTCGTAGCATTTCCGGGCGGGTTTGGAACTCTGGATGAATTTTTTGAGTTATTAACATTACTACAGACTAAAAAGGTCGGCAAAAAAATGACTGTGATTCTTTATGGAAGAAATTTCTGGAATAAGATTATCGATTTTAAGGCATTGGTAAAATACGGCATGATTAGTCCGGATGATATGAATTTGTTTTCCTTTGCAGAAACTCCAAAAGAAGCATTCGCTATTTTGAAAAAAGATGTGTTGAAAAATTATTCCGAATTTCGATGAATGATTTAACCGAAAAAGAAGTGAGTGAAATTAAGTCGCTCATCACATTGATCGATGATGAGGATGAATCGGTCTATGCCGTTGCTCGAGAACGTTTGTTAAGTTATAAAGAATCTGTACTGGAATTTATACCTTTTATTGAAGATAAAAACACTGTCGCCGAAAAACGCCTGAGCGAGGTCCGTGAAATCCTCATCCGCGCTTCATTCAAAGAACAACTTCGGAAATTAAAACGTGACCAAGAAGGTGATATTGATCTGGAAGATGGCGTGTTTCTTTTTGCCAGGCAGCGATACAAGGATCTTGATGTTGCTCGCTATGTTGTGCAATTGAATCAGTATGCGTCAGAACTGAAGGAAAAACTAAGTTCCAATACGGACGAAACGGAAATTCTTCGAAGGGTAATTTCATTTTTTACTGATGAAAAATCATTTGTCGGCAACCGCGACGATTATTATAGCGAAGAGAATCATTATATTAATCGTGTGCTGGACACAAAGATCGGTATTCCGATAACGTTGAGTGTTGTTTATCTGCTTGTTGGACGGCGCATCGATCTACCCATCCAAGGTATCGGACTACCGGGACATTTCGTTTTGAGATTTTCGTTTGGAAACTCGCATGTATATTTTGATCCGTTTAATGGTGGGAAGATACTTTCCCGAAGCGATTGTGAAGAGATTGTGACAAATTTAGGATTCAAATTCACGGAAGAGTACTTGCAGCCGGTATCAAATAAGCAAATTCTTGAGCGAATGCTTCGAAATATCATTTTAACACTCGAAAAAAAACATGAAAATGAACGGATAGAAACAATCCGCCAATTCATTGATACTATCAATTCCGATTTGTAACTTGTCTATATCCAATGGGGGTGTTTTGGCTTCGACGGGGTCGGGAATGGATAGATTTGCATACCGTGCACGCCTTTACGCACGTAAATCTCAGGGCAAACAATAAATGCAGATAACTACGGTTACGCACTCGCCGCTTAATTAGCCACGAGCGCCAATACAGAGCTCTCCTGATGGATCTGTAACGGCGTCGACTTAGTCAGGATAGTTGATATTCAGTGAAGGTAATATCAATGAGCTATCAAATCCTTTGCTGCGTTTCGGATGCTTTGCGTTCGGCCAAGAATCCGGAATTAAGATAAAAAGCTGAACTATGTATGTAGAAGGTCTATTGGTTTTCACTTCGGACCGGGGTTCGAATCCCCGCACCTCCACAACAAATGAAACGATGTAACTTGCCAAGTTCAAAAGACTTGGCAAGTTCATTTTGAGATATTTCTATGAAAATTCACTTTACAAAAATGAGCGGTGCAGGCAACGACTTCGTTGTTGTTGACAATCGGTCAGGAATAATTTCTGATCCGCATTCCTTCTCAAATACAGTTTGCAACCGAAGACTTGGAATCGGTGCAGATGGTGTATTATTGCTTGAGCGAAGTGATATTTCCGGGTTTACTATGAAATATTACAATGCTGACGGTTCAAATGCAGGAATGTGCGGCAATGGCGGTCGGTGCATAGCAAAATTTGCTTATGATAACAGTGTCGTTACTTCAGATAATTTTTCATTCGAAGCATTTGGACACATTTATGAATCAACAAGGATTGACAGCACATTGTTTGATTTAAAAATGAAAAATCCCTTTGATGTAAAGTTAAATCAAGAGATATCGTTAGACAGCACGACTGTTAAAGCTAATTATATAAATACAGGTACAGATCATTCAGTCATTTTCCTGGATGATAATTCTCAATTAGGAACGCTTGAGAGTGCAGATATTTTTGGAATAGGAAAAAAGATACGCTACCATAACATCTATCAACCAAAAGGGACGAACGTTAATTTTGTTTCGAAGTTAACGGATAATATCATACAAATAAGAACTTATGAGCGTGGAGTTGAAGATGAAACTTTGGCTTGCGGAACGGGATCTGTAGCAAGTGCAATATTAAGCTCCATGAAGTATCAAATGAAAAGTCCAATTCGAGTAAAAGTATTGAGCGGGGAGTTTTTGGAAATATCATTTCAGAAGACAATCAATAATTTTTTCGATGTGCGATTAAAAGGAAGTGCAAAAGTGACTTTTTATGGAGAAATAGATATATAATAATACTCAAGGTTTTTCCTTATATTTGGCATATAGATATAATAAGGATTATGTTAAGTTAGTTAACATCAAGTAAATACTTCTTATTTCTTCAGATATTCTTCAATTTGTTTTGTAGTTCTTGTGTTCAAAATATTCTTTTTTTCGCACCATCCTTTTCTGGCTATACCGACCCCAAATCGAACATCGGTCAATCCGGTAACAACGTGTGAATCGGGATTGATTGCAATCGTTACACCCTTGCTAATCGCGTATTTGACCATTCGCCAATCAAGATCGAGTCTCATTGGATGAGCATTAATCTCAATGACTTTTCCAAGATCTGCTGCTACGTTGATGATCTCCGTCTGATTTAATGGATAACCATCCCGTTCAAGCAACAATCGTCCAGTCAAATGACCAAGAATCGTTACATGCTTATTCTTAAGAGCTTTTAGGATTCGTTTTGTCATATCTGCTTCGTTCAGTTTAAAGTTACTATGCACTGATGCAACAACATAATCAAATGTAGCTAACGTCTTATCATTAAAGTCTAAATCCCCATTTGTTAAAATATCAACTTCTGACCCTTTAAAGAGTCTAAACCCCTTAAATTTTTGGTTTAGCGAATCAATCTCCTTATGTTGTTTTTTGACTCGATCTTCAGTCAATCCATTTGCATACGCTGCAACTTTACTATGATCAGCAATGCCGAGATACTCCCAGCCGAGTTTCTGTGCTCCTGCAGCCATTTCGGAAAGCGTATTATGACCATCGCTATAGTTAGTATGACAGTGAAATGTTCCTCTGATGTCATTATATGTCACTAATTTTGGAAGTTTTCCAGACTGAGCGGCTTCAATCTCACCTAAATCTTCGCGCAGTTCGGGCTCCACGTAATCAAGACCGACTGCCTTATAAATATCTTCTTCTGTCTTACACGTAACTACTTTTTTGGACTTTCTTCCCTTTTCACTGGAATCAATAATGGCAAAACCATATTCATTTAATGTCCATCCGTTCTCTCTCGCTAATGCACGAACGCGGATATTATGTTCCTTACTTCCTGTAAAATAATTGAGTGCAAATGGAAACTCTGCATCGGCTACTACTCGTAGATCACAATTAATCCCGGCATCCAACACCACACTTGATTTTGTTTCACCGTCTCCGGTGATTCGTTCGACGCTCTTATGTGACGTAAACAGTTTCATGATCGCCGAAACGTCATTCTTTTTTGCACTCACAACAATATCGATGTCACCAATCGTCTCTTTTTTTCTCCGAAGACTTCCGGCAATTTCTGCACGAATAATTCCTTTGTGTGAAGTAATCGCACTAAATATCGATTGGGCAGCATTCTCAGCTACATTGATATGGAATTTTGAAGAATGTTTACGAACCTGTTCAATACCAAGAAGAATATTTTCTTCAGTCTTTTTCCCAAATCCTTCTAATTTTTCCAGTTTCCCTGCTTTGGCAGCCTTCTCCAAACCTTCTATGGAAGAGATTTTGAGATTCTTATATAAAAATGCAACCTTTTTCGGTCCCATCCCTTGAATCTTCATCATATCGAAGATACCGGGAGGAAAATATTTTTTAAGACTTTCGTGATCGGGAGATTTACCTGTGGTCACGAGATCAGAAATGACCTTTCCGGTACTTTCACCGATCCCTTTTATTTTACGGATCCCACCGCTCTCAACAAGTCCTTTCAAATCATCAGTAACGCCGCCAAGTACACGAGCAGCATTGTGGAACGCTCTGCTTTTAAAAGGGTTCTCTCCTTTTAATTCAAGAAGCGTTCCGACCTCATCAAGTATATCTGCTATTTGTGTTTTATCCATAAACGCTCAATATTTTTTGTTCACAAAATTACTGAGTAACACTTTTCCGTGCTGTGTCGCTATTGATTCTGGATGAAATTGAACACCAAAGACCGGATACTTTTTATGTTGTACACCCATCACTACACCATCTTCAGTCCTTGCCGTTACTTCAAGTTCGCTCGGCATTGTTTTTGGTGCAATCACAAGTGAGTGATATCGCGTTGCGAGAAAGCGATTTGGAATGGAATTGAAGATTCCCTTCCCTTCGTGCAGCACTTCAGATGTTTTACCATGAACAACGGTTGGAGCTTTTACAACATCGCCGCCAAAAGCTTCACCGATTGATTGATGGCCAAGACAAACCCCCAGAATTGGAATTTTCTTATAAAATTCTTTTATCAATGGCACCGATACACCAGCTTCTTTTGGTGTGCAAGGTCCCGGAGAAATAATAATTGCCTGAGGATTAAGTTTACGAATTTCTTCAATTGTTATTTTATCATTCCGAACAATATGCATCTCAACGTTCAGCTCGCCAACATATTGAACAAGATTGTATGTAAAAGAATCGTAATTGTCGATTATTAAAATCATATTTTTATTTTTAACCACAGAGTCACGGAGGCACAGAATGAATAATATTTTAGAACTTCTCCGTATCTTTATAAATTTGTGGAAAAACTTAAAGTACTGTTGCTTCTACGGCACGAATCACCGCATCCATTTTAATCAGTGTCTCTTGATATTCTTTTTCAGGAACAGAATCATACACTATTCCCGCCCCTGCTTGAAAATAAGCATAACCATCTTTTATGATTGTTGTCCGAATGGCTATGCATGAATCAAGATTACCGGAAAAATCTAAATACCCGATTGCTCCACCATAAATACCACGTTTCACCGGCTCCAATTCAGCAATAATCTCCATCGCACGAATTTTCGGCGCACCGGAAAGTGTTCCTGCAGGAAAACAAGAAAAAAACGCATCGATTGCAGAGAGTTCTTTCTTAAGTTTTCCTTTTACATTGGAAACAATATGCATCACGTGTGAATATTTTTCAATTACCATATATTCCGTCACATCCACTTTCCCGAACTCGCTGATGCGTCCGATATCGTTACGGCCAAGATCGATCAACATTAAATGCTCGGCAACCTCTTTCGGATCAGCAAGCAAATCTTTTTCCAAGGCAGCATCTTCCTCTTCCGTCTTACCGCGTCGGCGAGTTCCAGCTAGAGGACGAGTTTCCACAATGCCATTTTCTACACGAACCAATAATTCCGGCGATGAACCAGCAATACACAGTCCATTTAACGAAAAATAATACATATATGGAGAGGGATTTATCACGCGAAGCATTCGATAAATTGCAAATGGATCCCCCAGATATTTCCGCTTCATTCTGTGTGAAGGGAGCACTTGGAAAATATCTCCTTCAACAATATAAGCGATCGATTGTTCCACCATCTTCTCATATTGTTGTTTGCTGATCGATTGTTCTATTTCCCCTATAACAGAATGTTCTGTTTGCAACGAAACAGATTTGTTAAGAATCTGTTTCATCTTCGCTATTTCCGTTGCAGCTTTTTCATATTCAGAACGGAGATATATGTCTGTGGAGCCTTTCGGAACATACGCATTAGAAACAATCAACAATCTTCGCTTTACATTATCGAACACAAACAAGGTATCGAGAAACATTAATAAAGAATCATCCAGATTCAATTCATCCAGTTTTGCCGAAGGGATGTTTTCGATCAATTGAATCGTTTCATATCCAAAATATCCGATTGCTCCGCTGGCCAAACGCGGCAAACCATCAACATGTGCAGTCTTATAGTGAGAGAATATTTTCTTCAGCGCTTCAATTGGACTCGTGATCCCCTGAACCAATTTTGGAAGGACGGTAACATCGGGATGACGAGATTGAATTTCAAATTGTTTCCCACGAATAATAAAATTACTGAATGGGTTGAATCCAATGAATGAATAGCGTCCAATCTTCTCTCCCCCCTCAATACTTTCTAATAAAAATGAGTACGGACTTTCATCACGCACTTTTAGATAGACTGAAACCGGCGTTTCTGTATCTGCCAGTACCTCATCAAACAGCGGAATGACATTGCCTTGTGACGTTAATGTTTTAAATTCTTCAAATGAGATCATATTCTAATATTATACTTCGATGGAAGGCCACGTAATTTCTGATTTTCCTTCTTCGTATGCGTCTACCATTTTTCGTACTTCGGTTGGAACAGGAATAGATTTTCCTGTTTTTGGATCTGTCCACACCATAATTGCAACATTTTTCGCAATAGGGATTTTCGTTCCAGTGTGGATCATAAACGCTTCACAGACAAAGCTCGAATTTTTTATTGAAGCAACACGAGTGTAAATTTTCAGCTCGTCATCAAATGTTGCTGAGTTAAAATAATCAAGCTCATTTCGTACGATAACAATCCGCACCGACCCGGAAATCGATCGTTCATCAATCTTCATTCCAATCGATTTGAAATATTCTACACGTGCAATTTCAAAATAGAGTAGATAATTTCCGTTGTGGACAATTCCCTGCCAATCAATCTCGTAATTTCGAACTGTAACGCCGTGAGTATGTTTAAATTTTGAAATATCCATAAATTTTTGAAACATATAGGCACATAGTTCACATAGAAAGAACCATGCTTCTATTAATGAAACATCTGTTTGAATTTTTCCGCTGCAAATTTTACTTGTTCCATCGAAACATCAAGATGCATTAGTGCGCGAAACTTTGTGAATGTACCTGCAGAGACAAGAATCCCTTGATCTTTCATCACAGCAATGACTTCTTGCGGTGTTTTTCCACTTTTTGTCACATCCACAAGAACGATATTGGTTTGAACACTTTCAAGATCAATTTCAAATCCGTCAATAGTTGAAAGTACTTGTGAAAAATATTTCGCCTTATCGTGATCTTCTTTTAAACGCTCAATATTATGGTGAACAGCGTAAAGAGCTCCCGCAGCAATAATTCCGGACTGCCTCATTCCCCCTCCAAAAACTTTCCTCCATTTATGTGCTTTTGTGATAAATTCTTTTGTTCCGCAAATGGTTGATCCTACCGGTGCGCCGAGACCTTTGGAAAAACAGACTGAAACAGAATCAAAATATTGTGCCCATTCTTTTACAGGAATTCCTGTTGCTACCGACGCATTCCATAACCGAGCTCCATCAAGGTGAAAAATAATTTCCCTCTCTTTGCAAAACTGTGATAGCTTTTTGATTTCGTCTATCGGAAAAATAGCTCCTCCGGCACGGTTATGTGTATTTTCCACACAAATCACTCTCGTCCTTGGCATATAGTATAGCGCAGGACGGATATGCGGCGGTAATTCCTCTGCACGAAAGACTCCACGAACCCCGGGAATCGTTTTGACTTGAACTGCGGACATTATTGACGGCGCCGCAGTCTCGTAATTAAACATATGAGCGTCCTGTTCCATAATCACTTCATCACCCATTTCGGTATGAGCCTTTAAAGCAAGCTGATTGCTCATACATCCACTAGGGACAAACAATGCTTTTTCTTTCCCCAACAGAGAGGCAACCGTTTCCTGCAGTTTGTTTACAGTCGGATCTTCTCCAAAAACATCATCTCCTACCTCGGCATTTGCCATTGCTTCACGCATTGCTTTGGATGGTTTTGTCACAGTATCACTTCGAAGATCAATAAATTGTTGACTCATAATTACTTCCTAAAAAATCCATAACCTATTGAAAATAAAAAAATAAATGCTGTTATGCTCGCACAAATTCTTGCTAACCAATCTCCGTGTTGAGAATAGAAAGTCTTCGTTTGTAATGGTTCTATCTTATGGTGAATATATGCTTCGGTGTACATTGTAGTTTGGTCGTACATTCTCCCCATAGGATCCACAAATGAAGAGATTCCTCCGTTTGCGCAGCGAACTACCCAGCGACGATTCTCTACTGCCCGCAAAATGGAATATTGATTGTGTTGTCTAGCACCGGACGTATTTCCCCACCAACTATCATTGGTCGTAAAAACAAGGAACTCACTCCCTTTATTGACAAATTGTGCTACAAATTCCGGGAAAATAGATTCATAACAAACCATTGCAAGGAATTTTGCATTGAACTTTTTACTTTCAAATATCGTACTATCTTTTGCTAATCCCCAATTGCTGATTCCTACACCCCATCGCAATGGCTCGATGAGAAAAGGAACCTTATTTGCATACGGAATACGTTCAGCAAATGGAACAAGTCTCATTTTACTATATGTCTGCACTATATTAGAATTTGGTTCTACATGCATAATGGAATTAAACGAGTCATACCTAATATTCGTTCCTTTAATAACACTACTTGTTGCTGGCGCATTTTCAGCTTCATAGTATTGAACGCGAACATACCCAGAGATAACAGAAATTTCGAGGCTATCGATAATATTTTGGAACTCCTGCATTTGTTCATAGTACGACGGTAGATTAAGCAGAATAGCTGATTCCGGTAATACAACTAGATCAATATTTTTATCGAAGTGTTTGCCTATAAGCTGTAAATATCGCTTGGTTTGGTCCCAACGACCTGAAAAGGTATTTACATTCTCCCATTTGTTCCAAGGGTCAACATTGGGTTGGACAATTCCGACATTTATTTTTTTATTTTCAATATTGTGAAACGTTTGTTCATTTACCGAATATACGTTAGGTAAAATATAAATTGCGAGAATCGTCACCCCAAGGTAATATCTTGTGTTTTTTCGAATGCCAGATTGAACAATTCTTACTAAAAAATAAACCAATACATTAATTATTAAAATCCACAAAGATATCCCATATACACCTGTTATATCTGCGAATTGAATTTTTTCGAGCTGATATGTTTGACTGTTTCCGAGTGTCAGCCACGGAAAAGCTAATTCTCCAAGAGCATACAGCCATTCCATTGAAATCCAGATAAAAGGAAAAAATATCACCGAGTATCTACTTTTGAATCTATTCTTAATAAAAAAATAGACTAACGCGGGAATTGTCAATACCAAAGGTTCCCAAAAGTATAATGCCACACCGGCGATCATAAGATAAGGATCTCTACCATGAGTAAAACCACCAACCCAATACAATGATAGCAGCGAGAATAAAAAAAATGTAAAATAGGCGTATCGAAAAAATCTTCCAAAAGAATCAATCGAATCTGCTAAGATAAGAAATGGAACTAGTCCGACACACGCTAGAACTCCAAATTGAAAGGGTGGAAATGAGGAGCTTAAAATAACTGCAGTCGCGATAGAAAGGAGTAGTAAAAATCGCTTTTGAGAATCGAATCTAAAATATGAAATCACAATGAGTTAGAATTATTATTCGAATGTATATTCTTTAATTTTGAATTAACTATTTTCCATAAACCAACACTAGTTAAACCTATTCCAAATCCTAAAATTCCACCAGCAAGAATGTCAGAAGGATAATGTACGCCAACGTAAGGACGAGAAAGAGCAACTAAAACTGCAAACGTATACCAATACCATTTCTGTTTTGAATAAAAATGTGAAATAACAGTAGCGCCAGCAAAATTATTCACTGCGTGAGTAGACGGAAATGAAAGTCCTCCCCCGCAATCCACCAGCATTCTAACTCCGTCAAGAGTTCTACATGGACGTATTCTTCCGAAAATTTCCTTAATAAATGAACTATTCAATTGATCACTAAAGATTATCGTTATTATCAATATTCCAACCGTAATCCTTCCTGTTTGACCACCCTTCCATATTACGTAGAGCATCCAAACCCCTGCAGCTATCAAAATAGGTTTTTGTTTGTTTAAGTCGGTGAGAAAAGGCATTATCCAATCCAAAATCGGATTGGCGATTGTGTGATTAATAAAAAAGAAGATTGCAACATCAATGGAATACAAGAACTCAATCATTCTTCTTTCCTCTTCTTTGATACCATATAATTATTCCAATAAGTGCCGCCATAACTAATAGTGAAGTAACAATTTGACTATAAGTTGTTAAATAGAAACCTATCAATTCCCAATTTTTACCGACCAATGTTCCAGCATAGACCAGTATCCAATTCCAGATAAATGCACTTATAAAACAAAGTATGGCTGTCGGGATAAATTTTACCTCCGCCATCCCTGCAAAAAACCCTACCACTGCACGGGTACCTGAGAGGAACCTATTTGCGATAATGAGCCAATAACCAAATTTCCTAAACCATGTTTCGACTTTATGAACTGATTCCAATGGAAAATATTTTATCCTCCCCGTTTCGATAATCTTGAGACCAAACCAATCCCCAATCTTATACATTGTCATAAAGCCTGTAGTACTGCCTAGCGTAGAGATCAATAAAGCAGTAAAAAAATCAATTCGACCTATTCCTACCAAATATCCCCCCGCAACGATCATTAAATCACTTGGAGACGGTGGGAAAAGATTCTCAATGTATGCGATAAAAAAGAGTGATGCATAAATCCAAAACGGACTCAGTTGTTGAAGATATGTTATTATTTCTTCCACCATATACTTTTATTTTATTGAAGCAATTGATGTAACCGCATAAGCAACAGCACCTTCGCCAATGCCAATGAATCCCAATCCTTCACTAGTAGTCGCTTTAATAGATATTTGATTTGAGGTAATTCCTAATGCGGTAGAAATGTTATGTCTCATATTGTCAACATATGGTGCAATTTTTGGCTTTTCGAGAACCAACGTTGAATCTATATTTACAATAGTGTAGTTATTCTGCCGCATTAAGTTGCCGACATGATTCAATAGCACTATACTTGATATACCTTTAAATTTTGGATCTGTATCCGGAAAATGTTTGCCAATGTCTCCCAATGCTGCTGCACCGAGCAGTGCATCACAAATGGCATGTAGCAGCACATCGGCATCTGAATGCCCTAGAAGTCCTTTTTCAGAAGGAATTTCAACCCCGCCGAGGATCAATTTTCTGTTGGAGGTCAATTTGTGCACGTCAAATCCAAATCCAATACGTGTCATTATGCCTTGATTTTAAAGTTAATAAATAAATGATGTGGATTACCCCATTCCACAATGACGTCTTCCACGCGCGAAGGTTTTGGTCCCATCCTCAATTCCTTGATTAAGTCTTCAATCCAATCCCTCTTCCCTTCAACTTCTAAATAGACTGAACCATCTGGAAGATTCTCTACATAACCTTTTACTTCATATTTTCGGGAAACACGGTCAGCAAACCATCGATACCCAACACCTTGAACAATTCCTTTAACAGTTATTTTCGCATTAACAATCATTATTCTTCTATCTGTTGTACTTT
Proteins encoded in this window:
- a CDS encoding GAF domain-containing protein; its protein translation is MEEIKIIAESKEELYEQLLPQIYSVVADEQNPIANMANIVAALKQAFSYYSWVGFYLYENTSNQLVLGPFQGKIACTRIAVGKGVCGTSYQKKETLIVQDVNQFPGHIFCDGDSKSEIVVPIYDKGNIIGVLDVDSHEFDSFNETDKLYLEQLMHTISEKISLT
- a CDS encoding LOG family protein: MKKRKLQKAPKAYKNSGFLASRDARPLRILSEFLEPLSRFNYYNVKDTIVFFGSARIKPRNETIKHLRALAKSGNKRNIHSKKYHEQLLQAEVAVEMSRYYEDAAELSRLITAWSTKLKTKNRLLVCSGGGPGIMEAANKGAMMAKGESIGLNISLPFEQYPNSYITPKFNMEFHYFFMRKFWFMFLGKALVAFPGGFGTLDEFFELLTLLQTKKVGKKMTVILYGRNFWNKIIDFKALVKYGMISPDDMNLFSFAETPKEAFAILKKDVLKNYSEFR
- a CDS encoding transglutaminase-like domain-containing protein, with the protein product MNDLTEKEVSEIKSLITLIDDEDESVYAVARERLLSYKESVLEFIPFIEDKNTVAEKRLSEVREILIRASFKEQLRKLKRDQEGDIDLEDGVFLFARQRYKDLDVARYVVQLNQYASELKEKLSSNTDETEILRRVISFFTDEKSFVGNRDDYYSEENHYINRVLDTKIGIPITLSVVYLLVGRRIDLPIQGIGLPGHFVLRFSFGNSHVYFDPFNGGKILSRSDCEEIVTNLGFKFTEEYLQPVSNKQILERMLRNIILTLEKKHENERIETIRQFIDTINSDL
- the dapF gene encoding diaminopimelate epimerase, translated to MKIHFTKMSGAGNDFVVVDNRSGIISDPHSFSNTVCNRRLGIGADGVLLLERSDISGFTMKYYNADGSNAGMCGNGGRCIAKFAYDNSVVTSDNFSFEAFGHIYESTRIDSTLFDLKMKNPFDVKLNQEISLDSTTVKANYINTGTDHSVIFLDDNSQLGTLESADIFGIGKKIRYHNIYQPKGTNVNFVSKLTDNIIQIRTYERGVEDETLACGTGSVASAILSSMKYQMKSPIRVKVLSGEFLEISFQKTINNFFDVRLKGSAKVTFYGEIDI
- the polX gene encoding DNA polymerase/3'-5' exonuclease PolX; this encodes MDKTQIADILDEVGTLLELKGENPFKSRAFHNAARVLGGVTDDLKGLVESGGIRKIKGIGESTGKVISDLVTTGKSPDHESLKKYFPPGIFDMMKIQGMGPKKVAFLYKNLKISSIEGLEKAAKAGKLEKLEGFGKKTEENILLGIEQVRKHSSKFHINVAENAAQSIFSAITSHKGIIRAEIAGSLRRKKETIGDIDIVVSAKKNDVSAIMKLFTSHKSVERITGDGETKSSVVLDAGINCDLRVVADAEFPFALNYFTGSKEHNIRVRALARENGWTLNEYGFAIIDSSEKGRKSKKVVTCKTEEDIYKAVGLDYVEPELREDLGEIEAAQSGKLPKLVTYNDIRGTFHCHTNYSDGHNTLSEMAAGAQKLGWEYLGIADHSKVAAYANGLTEDRVKKQHKEIDSLNQKFKGFRLFKGSEVDILTNGDLDFNDKTLATFDYVVASVHSNFKLNEADMTKRILKALKNKHVTILGHLTGRLLLERDGYPLNQTEIINVAADLGKVIEINAHPMRLDLDWRMVKYAISKGVTIAINPDSHVVTGLTDVRFGVGIARKGWCEKKNILNTRTTKQIEEYLKK
- a CDS encoding aminodeoxychorismate/anthranilate synthase component II, giving the protein MILIIDNYDSFTYNLVQYVGELNVEMHIVRNDKITIEEIRKLNPQAIIISPGPCTPKEAGVSVPLIKEFYKKIPILGVCLGHQSIGEAFGGDVVKAPTVVHGKTSEVLHEGKGIFNSIPNRFLATRYHSLVIAPKTMPSELEVTARTEDGVVMGVQHKKYPVFGVQFHPESIATQHGKVLLSNFVNKKY
- the trpE gene encoding anthranilate synthase component I, with amino-acid sequence MISFEEFKTLTSQGNVIPLFDEVLADTETPVSVYLKVRDESPYSFLLESIEGGEKIGRYSFIGFNPFSNFIIRGKQFEIQSRHPDVTVLPKLVQGITSPIEALKKIFSHYKTAHVDGLPRLASGAIGYFGYETIQLIENIPSAKLDELNLDDSLLMFLDTLFVFDNVKRRLLIVSNAYVPKGSTDIYLRSEYEKAATEIAKMKQILNKSVSLQTEHSVIGEIEQSISKQQYEKMVEQSIAYIVEGDIFQVLPSHRMKRKYLGDPFAIYRMLRVINPSPYMYYFSLNGLCIAGSSPELLVRVENGIVETRPLAGTRRRGKTEEEDAALEKDLLADPKEVAEHLMLIDLGRNDIGRISEFGKVDVTEYMVIEKYSHVMHIVSNVKGKLKKELSAIDAFFSCFPAGTLSGAPKIRAMEIIAELEPVKRGIYGGAIGYLDFSGNLDSCIAIRTTIIKDGYAYFQAGAGIVYDSVPEKEYQETLIKMDAVIRAVEATVL
- a CDS encoding thioesterase family protein, whose product is MDISKFKHTHGVTVRNYEIDWQGIVHNGNYLLYFEIARVEYFKSIGMKIDERSISGSVRIVIVRNELDYFNSATFDDELKIYTRVASIKNSSFVCEAFMIHTGTKIPIAKNVAIMVWTDPKTGKSIPVPTEVRKMVDAYEEGKSEITWPSIEV
- the ltaE gene encoding low-specificity L-threonine aldolase: MSQQFIDLRSDTVTKPSKAMREAMANAEVGDDVFGEDPTVNKLQETVASLLGKEKALFVPSGCMSNQLALKAHTEMGDEVIMEQDAHMFNYETAAPSIMSAVQVKTIPGVRGVFRAEELPPHIRPALYYMPRTRVICVENTHNRAGGAIFPIDEIKKLSQFCKEREIIFHLDGARLWNASVATGIPVKEWAQYFDSVSVCFSKGLGAPVGSTICGTKEFITKAHKWRKVFGGGMRQSGIIAAGALYAVHHNIERLKEDHDKAKYFSQVLSTIDGFEIDLESVQTNIVLVDVTKSGKTPQEVIAVMKDQGILVSAGTFTKFRALMHLDVSMEQVKFAAEKFKQMFH